Proteins encoded within one genomic window of Brachybacterium sp. P6-10-X1:
- a CDS encoding DUF3224 domain-containing protein: protein MTSITAAFTVDLRPGEDVPGAAGGFELTKTWTGALDGTSVGTMLTAGDPATGDAGYIASEIFEGTLQERSGTVALQQLGTMAGGEPALEYVLVPGSGTGALAGIRGTLTIEGIDDDGVHHVGISLS from the coding sequence ATGACCTCCATCACCGCTGCCTTCACCGTCGACCTGCGCCCCGGGGAGGACGTGCCCGGGGCGGCCGGCGGCTTCGAGCTGACCAAGACCTGGACCGGTGCCCTGGACGGCACGAGCGTCGGCACCATGCTCACCGCGGGCGATCCCGCCACCGGCGACGCGGGGTACATCGCGAGCGAGATCTTCGAGGGCACGCTCCAGGAGCGCTCCGGGACGGTCGCCCTCCAGCAGCTGGGCACCATGGCCGGCGGCGAGCCGGCCCTGGAGTACGTCCTGGTGCCCGGCTCCGGCACCGGAGCCCTCGCGGGGATCCGCGGCACCCTCACCATCGAGGGCATCGATGACGACGGCGTGCACCATGTCGGGATCTCGCTGTCCTGA
- a CDS encoding GNAT family N-acetyltransferase gives MTAALTDLSWPVRTERLQVRLGRADDAAAVWPWYRLPEVQEWTTTLSDTLDDHQQWWDRGLGDCVVGEFEGRIVAAGKVQRQDPWSQTDMAEQARGRQAELGWVLDPGVQGRGLGTEFAAALLDIAVDGLDVRRVEAQCFADNVASRRIMEKIGLRLEGVFLEESLHRSGRWLDGMTWALLAREHRARRERDEHRA, from the coding sequence ATGACCGCCGCGCTGACCGATCTCTCCTGGCCCGTCCGCACCGAGCGCCTCCAGGTGCGCCTCGGTCGGGCCGACGACGCCGCAGCGGTCTGGCCCTGGTATCGCCTGCCGGAGGTCCAGGAGTGGACCACCACCCTCAGCGATACCCTCGATGACCACCAGCAGTGGTGGGACCGAGGTCTCGGGGACTGCGTCGTCGGAGAGTTCGAGGGCCGGATCGTCGCCGCCGGGAAGGTGCAGCGGCAGGACCCCTGGTCCCAGACCGACATGGCCGAGCAGGCCCGCGGACGGCAGGCGGAGCTGGGCTGGGTGCTCGACCCCGGGGTCCAGGGCCGGGGCCTGGGCACCGAGTTCGCCGCGGCTCTGCTGGACATCGCCGTCGACGGTCTCGACGTGCGCCGCGTGGAGGCGCAATGCTTCGCCGACAACGTCGCCTCCCGACGGATCATGGAGAAGATCGGGCTGCGGTTGGAAGGCGTGTTCCTCGAGGAGTCCCTGCACCGCAGCGGGCGCTGGCTGGACGGGATGACCTGGGCTCTGCTGGCCCGTGAGCACCGGGCCCGACGCGAGCGGGACGAGCACCGCGCCTGA
- the thiL gene encoding thiamine-phosphate kinase — protein sequence MTSEAPLGEAGLLARMLPHLSASDRLEVGPGDDAAVVRLPSPRMVVTTDTLVEGHDFLPDATTPVWIGRKAAVQNLADVAAMGARPLALVVALSAPADTPASVFEELTIGLAGRAEAEGAEVVGGDLGRAEQLTVTVTALGALEEGRAPVLRSGARVGDVLAIGSARLGRSAAGLALVLSGRIRVDDGRIEGAGPHGDLVAWHDAPEPDLSLGWTVGRGASAMMDLSDGLVRDGTRIARASGVQLDLDGAALAPDAAQLEPLAVELDADPWSWVLHGGEEHAMLATFAAGAVPVGFRRIGRVLPAGGEKDHRVLLDGREIRGTGFDHFAAPV from the coding sequence ATGACCTCTGAAGCACCCCTCGGGGAGGCTGGGCTGCTGGCCCGCATGCTCCCGCACCTGTCCGCCTCCGACCGTCTCGAGGTCGGCCCCGGCGACGACGCCGCCGTGGTGCGCCTGCCCTCGCCGCGGATGGTGGTCACCACGGACACCCTGGTCGAGGGCCACGACTTCCTTCCCGACGCGACCACGCCGGTGTGGATCGGCCGCAAAGCCGCTGTGCAGAACCTCGCCGACGTCGCCGCGATGGGTGCCCGGCCCCTCGCCCTCGTCGTCGCCCTCTCCGCCCCCGCCGATACCCCGGCGTCCGTGTTCGAAGAGCTCACGATCGGTCTCGCCGGGCGAGCGGAGGCCGAGGGGGCGGAGGTGGTCGGCGGCGACCTGGGCCGCGCCGAGCAGCTCACGGTGACGGTCACCGCGCTCGGCGCCCTCGAGGAGGGACGGGCGCCGGTGCTGCGCTCGGGCGCCCGGGTCGGGGACGTGCTCGCGATCGGCTCTGCGCGACTGGGCCGCTCCGCTGCGGGCCTGGCCCTGGTCCTCTCGGGCCGGATCCGGGTCGACGACGGGCGGATCGAGGGAGCGGGCCCTCACGGCGACCTCGTGGCGTGGCACGACGCCCCGGAGCCGGACCTGTCTCTGGGGTGGACCGTCGGCCGCGGCGCGAGCGCGATGATGGACCTCTCCGACGGCCTGGTCCGCGACGGCACCCGCATCGCCCGCGCCTCCGGGGTGCAGCTGGACCTGGACGGCGCCGCCCTCGCCCCCGATGCGGCGCAGCTGGAGCCGCTGGCCGTCGAGCTCGACGCGGATCCGTGGTCGTGGGTCCTGCACGGGGGCGAGGAGCACGCGATGCTCGCCACCTTCGCCGCCGGTGCCGTCCCGGTCGGATTCCGCCGGATCGGGCGCGTCCTGCCCGCCGGGGGAGAGAAGGACCACCGGGTGCTGCTGGACGGCCGAGAGATCCGAGGCACCGGCTTCGACCACTTCGCAGCACCCGTCTAA
- the rpmB gene encoding 50S ribosomal protein L28 — MASTCDICAKGPSFGKSVSHSHRRTSRRWNPNIQSVRTVIKGTSKRVNVCTSCLKAGKVSTLGA, encoded by the coding sequence GTGGCTTCCACGTGTGACATCTGCGCCAAGGGCCCGAGCTTCGGCAAGAGCGTGTCCCACTCGCATCGCCGCACCTCGCGTCGCTGGAACCCGAACATCCAGTCCGTGCGCACTGTGATCAAGGGCACCAGCAAGCGCGTGAACGTGTGCACCTCCTGCCTCAAGGCAGGCAAGGTCAGCACGCTCGGCGCCTGA
- the coaD gene encoding pantetheine-phosphate adenylyltransferase — translation MTTVVLPGSFDPFTLGHLDLTRRAVALGHHVIIAVSHNPSKRGLLDLETRQASIRAAIVTEGLADDVEVAPLPGGLLVDFCREVGAGAVVRGLRSQLDLAYEEPMSRMNHHLAGLETVFLLTDSDYAHISSSLVREVHSLGGDVSDMLPVPSLDALRAASPVS, via the coding sequence ATGACCACCGTCGTCCTGCCCGGCTCGTTCGACCCCTTCACCCTGGGCCACCTCGACCTCACCCGTCGCGCCGTCGCCCTGGGCCACCACGTGATCATCGCCGTCTCCCACAACCCGTCCAAGCGCGGCCTCCTCGACCTCGAGACCCGCCAGGCGTCGATCCGCGCCGCGATCGTCACCGAGGGACTGGCCGACGACGTCGAGGTGGCCCCCCTGCCGGGAGGCCTGTTGGTCGACTTCTGCCGCGAGGTGGGCGCCGGGGCCGTCGTGCGCGGCCTGCGCTCCCAGCTCGACCTCGCCTACGAGGAGCCGATGTCGCGGATGAACCATCATCTCGCCGGGCTCGAGACGGTCTTTCTCCTGACCGACTCCGACTACGCCCACATCTCCTCGTCCCTGGTGCGTGAGGTGCACTCCCTCGGCGGTGACGTCTCCGACATGCTGCCGGTCCCCTCCCTGGACGCACTGCGCGCCGCCTCGCCGGTATCCTGA
- a CDS encoding NAD(P)-dependent alcohol dehydrogenase translates to MPITVKALQKNGPDQPFRVANIERRDPRPDDVVIDIRAAGICHSDIHTIRNEWGEAHFPLTVGHEIAGVVEAVGTDVTDWTVGDRVGVGCLVNSCGTCQECRAGQEQNCLGGNVGTYNAPDVDGTITQGGYAQKVVVNERFVCRIPDALDFDVAAPLLCAGITTYAPLARWGAGELKDGAAKKVAVLGLGGLGHMGVQIAAAMGAEVTVLSRTRKKEQLALDLGAQQMLATTEDGFFREHRGTFDLILNTISADIPVDEYLSLLAPRGVMAVVGMPPAKQELSFGSIIGGGKVLAGSNIGGIAETQEMLDFCAEHGLAAQVETIGIEEADATYDRVVAGEVYFRAVIDTSTFEGSQPA, encoded by the coding sequence ATGCCGATCACGGTCAAGGCACTGCAGAAGAACGGCCCGGACCAGCCGTTCCGCGTCGCGAACATCGAGCGGCGGGACCCCCGTCCGGACGACGTCGTCATCGACATCAGGGCGGCCGGGATCTGCCACAGCGACATCCACACCATCCGCAACGAGTGGGGCGAGGCGCACTTCCCGTTGACCGTCGGCCACGAGATCGCCGGGGTCGTCGAGGCCGTCGGCACGGACGTCACCGACTGGACGGTCGGCGACCGCGTGGGCGTCGGCTGCCTGGTGAACTCGTGCGGGACCTGCCAGGAGTGCCGCGCGGGCCAGGAACAGAACTGCCTGGGCGGGAACGTCGGCACCTACAACGCCCCCGACGTCGACGGCACCATCACCCAGGGCGGCTACGCCCAGAAGGTCGTCGTCAACGAGCGCTTCGTGTGCCGGATCCCGGACGCCCTGGATTTCGACGTCGCCGCCCCGCTGCTGTGCGCCGGCATCACCACGTACGCGCCCCTGGCCCGCTGGGGCGCCGGGGAGCTCAAGGATGGCGCTGCGAAGAAGGTCGCCGTGCTGGGGCTGGGCGGGCTCGGCCACATGGGCGTCCAGATCGCCGCGGCCATGGGCGCCGAGGTGACCGTGCTGTCGCGCACCCGCAAGAAGGAGCAGCTCGCCCTCGACCTCGGGGCCCAGCAGATGCTCGCCACCACCGAGGACGGCTTCTTCCGGGAGCACCGCGGCACCTTCGATCTGATCCTGAACACCATCAGCGCCGACATCCCCGTCGACGAGTACCTCTCGCTGCTGGCGCCCCGCGGCGTGATGGCCGTGGTCGGGATGCCGCCGGCGAAGCAGGAGCTCAGTTTCGGCTCGATCATCGGCGGAGGCAAGGTGCTGGCCGGCTCCAACATCGGCGGCATCGCCGAGACCCAGGAGATGCTCGACTTCTGTGCCGAGCACGGACTCGCCGCCCAGGTCGAGACCATCGGGATCGAGGAGGCCGACGCCACCTACGACCGCGTCGTCGCCGGCGAGGTCTACTTCCGCGCCGTGATCGACACCAGCACCTTCGAGGGGTCGCAACCGGCGTGA
- a CDS encoding ATP-dependent DNA helicase RecG: MARRREIARGSMPLTELLERRESRAMASFGVRDLDTMMRFAPRRYTTPAPLRSLHEVHEGEEMSAIVSVRGVRERRMRSRQGTILEVGVSDGIEEITLTFFLAKQHLVDWHRKHLTVGAHIVVHGIVGRNKHTDRPQITHPAYEAYEDTPEGRLRAQRPLPVYPLRKNIAQRTMRSATEKGVEFADSLARPVPAELVAARGLSPLPQAVTQVHLPTTVQDTRDGMAHLVFEEAFVLQSIFAQRRALDARTPAPALRAEGPLQGAFEQRLPFELTTGQREIGEQIIERLAREHPTSVLLQGDVGSGKTVVALRAMLRAVDSGHQAALLAPTEVLAEQHHRTITTLLGELAGAGRLDGHADATRVRLLTGSQKTSARRETLLDVTSGEAGIVIGTHALLTESVEFASLGLVVIDEQHRFGVDHRRRLRTKGPEGTSPHVVVMTATPIPRTAALATVGDLDVLTLRESPGLRAGVTSFVVPETVRSWEARMWARAGEEIGAGRQVFVVCARIDEADESPAAPAVLDPDGRVAETRIEEARGVTATAERLARRPELADARIGVLHGRMPAEEKQLVMDRVLAGEIDLLVSTTVIEVGVDVPNASVMIVLDAERFGVSQLHQLRGRVGRGEHAGIAFLDTRLPPGAPAFDRLEGIASAADGFALAELDLQVRGAGDLVGEEQSGLQRTLRYLDVIRDGRVIEQAREDAFAVIAADPDLTDHLDLAGAIDDRLRDADPDVERS; the protein is encoded by the coding sequence ATGGCCAGGAGACGGGAGATCGCCCGCGGCTCGATGCCGCTGACGGAGCTGCTCGAGCGCCGCGAGTCCCGCGCCATGGCGTCCTTCGGGGTGCGGGACCTCGACACCATGATGCGCTTCGCGCCCCGGCGCTACACCACTCCGGCACCGTTGCGCTCGCTGCACGAGGTCCACGAGGGGGAGGAGATGAGCGCGATCGTCTCCGTCCGTGGGGTGCGCGAGCGCCGTATGCGCAGCCGCCAGGGCACCATCCTCGAGGTCGGCGTCTCCGACGGGATCGAGGAGATCACCCTGACGTTCTTCCTGGCCAAGCAGCACCTGGTGGACTGGCACCGCAAGCATCTCACGGTGGGCGCCCACATCGTGGTCCATGGCATCGTCGGCCGCAACAAGCACACCGACCGGCCGCAGATCACCCACCCCGCCTACGAGGCCTACGAGGACACCCCCGAGGGACGGCTGCGTGCCCAGCGGCCGCTGCCGGTCTATCCGCTGCGCAAGAACATCGCCCAGCGCACCATGCGTTCGGCGACCGAGAAGGGCGTCGAGTTCGCCGATTCCCTCGCCCGGCCCGTGCCCGCCGAGCTCGTCGCCGCCCGCGGCCTCTCACCGCTGCCGCAGGCCGTCACGCAGGTCCACCTGCCCACGACGGTGCAGGACACCCGGGACGGCATGGCGCACCTGGTGTTCGAGGAGGCGTTCGTGCTGCAGTCGATCTTCGCCCAGCGCCGCGCCCTGGACGCTCGCACCCCCGCCCCCGCGCTGCGGGCCGAGGGCCCCCTCCAGGGGGCGTTCGAGCAGCGGCTGCCCTTCGAGCTCACCACCGGCCAGCGCGAGATCGGCGAGCAGATCATCGAGCGCCTCGCCCGCGAGCACCCCACCAGCGTGCTTCTGCAGGGCGACGTCGGCTCGGGCAAGACCGTCGTCGCCCTGCGCGCCATGCTGCGCGCCGTCGACTCCGGCCACCAGGCCGCCCTGCTCGCTCCGACCGAGGTCCTCGCCGAGCAGCACCACCGGACGATCACCACGCTGCTCGGGGAGCTCGCCGGCGCGGGACGACTGGACGGGCACGCCGACGCCACCCGGGTGCGCCTGCTGACCGGGTCCCAGAAGACCTCCGCCCGGCGCGAGACCCTGCTGGATGTCACCTCCGGGGAGGCCGGGATCGTGATCGGCACCCACGCCCTGCTCACCGAGTCCGTCGAGTTCGCCTCGCTGGGTCTGGTCGTGATCGACGAGCAGCACCGCTTCGGTGTCGACCACCGCCGCCGTCTGCGCACCAAGGGGCCCGAGGGCACCAGCCCGCACGTCGTGGTGATGACCGCGACCCCGATCCCGCGCACCGCGGCCCTGGCGACCGTCGGCGACCTCGATGTGCTCACCCTGCGGGAGAGCCCCGGTCTGCGGGCTGGGGTGACCAGCTTCGTGGTCCCCGAGACCGTCCGTTCCTGGGAGGCCCGGATGTGGGCGCGCGCCGGGGAGGAGATCGGTGCGGGTCGCCAGGTGTTCGTGGTCTGCGCCCGCATCGACGAGGCCGACGAGTCGCCGGCGGCGCCCGCGGTCCTCGATCCGGACGGGCGGGTGGCCGAGACCCGCATCGAGGAGGCCCGCGGTGTCACGGCGACCGCCGAGCGCCTCGCCCGCCGCCCCGAGCTGGCCGATGCCCGTATCGGCGTGCTGCACGGCCGGATGCCTGCCGAGGAGAAGCAGCTGGTCATGGACCGCGTGCTGGCCGGCGAGATCGATCTGCTGGTCTCCACCACCGTCATCGAGGTCGGCGTCGACGTGCCGAACGCCTCCGTGATGATCGTGCTGGACGCCGAGCGCTTCGGCGTCTCCCAGCTGCACCAGCTGCGCGGCCGCGTCGGCCGCGGGGAGCACGCCGGCATCGCCTTCCTCGACACCCGCCTGCCGCCGGGCGCCCCGGCGTTCGACCGCTTGGAGGGGATCGCGTCGGCGGCCGACGGCTTCGCCCTGGCGGAGCTGGACCTGCAGGTGCGCGGCGCCGGTGACCTGGTGGGGGAGGAGCAGTCCGGGCTGCAGCGCACCCTGCGCTACCTCGACGTGATCCGCGACGGCCGCGTCATCGAGCAGGCCCGCGAGGACGCCTTCGCCGTGATCGCGGCCGATCCCGACCTCACCGACCATCTCGATCTCGCCGGTGCCATCGACGATCGCCTGCGCGACGCCGACCCCGACGTGGAGAGGAGCTGA
- a CDS encoding AraC family transcriptional regulator, translated as MVPPEDWTNATAPAVEPGHLYGHVLRPAEFLRHAVYDHAAPDPRLRRWIDRYWSVTWDLGPGRMHRVATLDEPSIHLTREWGRIRRAGVDGAGTWITGPVTRGRFDVTQVDAGGVLGVRFHLGGTTAFTRTDLAALRDRTVSAAGWFGPDLPPPELPCTATGAAPALDAWLLAREPRDAPGAATFREILTLLEDPEVTGVAELARRSDRSIRSLQRMFHRFVGVGPKRMVVRARVMDAVAAIDRGDARSLTDLSQGLGWFDQSHFIRDFRTVTGQTPSCYAGGAGILAR; from the coding sequence ATGGTTCCGCCGGAGGATTGGACGAACGCGACAGCTCCCGCCGTCGAGCCCGGGCACCTGTACGGGCATGTGCTGCGGCCTGCGGAGTTCCTGCGGCACGCGGTCTACGACCATGCCGCCCCCGACCCCCGTCTGCGCCGCTGGATCGACCGCTACTGGTCGGTCACCTGGGACCTCGGCCCGGGCCGGATGCACCGCGTGGCCACGCTCGACGAGCCCTCGATCCACCTCACCCGGGAGTGGGGCCGGATCCGCCGTGCCGGGGTCGACGGGGCCGGCACCTGGATCACCGGGCCGGTCACCCGCGGGCGGTTCGACGTCACCCAGGTCGACGCCGGCGGGGTCCTCGGGGTGCGCTTCCATCTCGGCGGCACCACCGCTTTCACCCGTACGGACCTCGCCGCCCTCCGCGACCGCACGGTCTCGGCCGCCGGCTGGTTCGGTCCCGACCTCCCGCCACCGGAGCTCCCGTGCACGGCCACCGGCGCGGCACCCGCTCTCGACGCCTGGCTGCTGGCCCGCGAGCCCCGGGACGCTCCGGGCGCTGCCACGTTCCGGGAGATCCTGACGCTGCTGGAGGACCCCGAGGTCACCGGTGTCGCCGAGCTCGCGCGGCGCTCGGACCGCTCCATCCGTTCCCTGCAGCGGATGTTCCACCGATTCGTCGGCGTCGGCCCCAAGCGCATGGTGGTGCGCGCGCGGGTGATGGACGCCGTGGCCGCGATCGACAGAGGCGACGCGAGGTCGCTCACCGATCTCTCCCAGGGCCTCGGCTGGTTCGACCAGTCCCACTTCATCCGGGACTTCCGCACGGTGACGGGACAGACTCCCTCGTGCTACGCGGGCGGAGCTGGGATACTGGCCCGATGA
- a CDS encoding SDR family oxidoreductase — MNITGHTIFIPGATSGIGLALALALQQKGNQVIVGGRRTELLERVAAEHPGIVTVRVDTSDPASIQAASSRVLAEHPDLDVLIAMAGIMRAEDWTDPADFLPTAEEIVTTNLLGPIRLIAAFMEHLLAQESATIMTVSSGLAFVPLRVTPTYNATKAAIHLLSESLRLQLAGTGVDILELVPPAVRTDLMPGQATSATAMPLAEFVDEVIEILENTPEAAEIQVQRVSVLRHAEARGDYPQVVAALNGSELHHR, encoded by the coding sequence ATGAACATCACCGGACACACCATCTTCATCCCCGGCGCCACCAGCGGTATCGGTCTCGCCCTCGCTCTGGCACTGCAGCAGAAGGGCAATCAGGTCATCGTCGGCGGGCGCCGCACGGAGCTGCTCGAACGCGTCGCTGCGGAGCATCCCGGAATCGTCACCGTCCGAGTGGACACCTCCGACCCGGCCAGCATCCAGGCAGCGTCGAGCAGGGTGCTCGCCGAGCACCCCGACCTCGATGTGCTCATCGCCATGGCCGGGATCATGCGCGCCGAGGACTGGACGGATCCCGCCGACTTCCTACCCACCGCCGAGGAGATCGTGACCACCAATCTGCTGGGCCCGATCCGGCTGATCGCGGCCTTCATGGAGCACCTGCTGGCCCAGGAGTCGGCGACGATCATGACCGTCTCCTCGGGTCTCGCCTTCGTCCCCCTGCGTGTCACCCCGACCTACAACGCCACCAAGGCCGCGATCCACCTGCTCTCGGAGTCCCTGCGCCTGCAGCTCGCCGGCACCGGGGTCGACATCCTCGAGCTCGTCCCCCCGGCGGTGCGCACGGATCTCATGCCCGGCCAGGCCACCAGCGCGACGGCGATGCCGCTGGCGGAGTTCGTCGACGAGGTGATCGAGATCCTGGAGAACACCCCGGAGGCCGCGGAGATCCAGGTCCAGCGGGTCTCGGTCCTCCGCCATGCCGAGGCTCGCGGGGACTATCCCCAGGTGGTCGCGGCCCTGAACGGGAGCGAGCTCCACCACCGCTGA
- a CDS encoding helix-turn-helix transcriptional regulator, whose translation MDRDALADFLVRHRAALAPADVGLGPGARRRTPGLRREEVAQLATMSTDYYTRLEQRRGPQPSTQMLAAIARALRMTTDERDYLFRVAGHSAPDRLAVEGYVAPALMRVLDRLHDTPALILSALEETLVQNGPARALFGDADHVSGWERSAIYTWFLHPEQARAVYPLEAHAHHSRARAASLRAAYGSMGPRSRAAELADILHARSEEFAQLWDSQMVARRFEDHKVVLHPQVGRIEVDCQALLTEDESQVLLVLTAPPHSEDAGKLDLLATLGTQSVAGPPNWRTVSP comes from the coding sequence ATGGACAGGGACGCGCTCGCAGACTTCCTCGTGCGACATCGTGCCGCGCTGGCCCCGGCCGACGTCGGTCTCGGGCCCGGGGCACGGCGCCGCACCCCGGGGCTGCGCCGTGAGGAGGTCGCGCAGCTGGCGACCATGTCCACCGACTACTACACGCGGCTCGAGCAGCGGCGCGGCCCCCAGCCGAGCACCCAGATGCTCGCCGCGATCGCTCGGGCCCTGCGGATGACGACCGACGAGCGCGACTACCTGTTCCGGGTGGCGGGGCACAGCGCCCCGGACCGCCTCGCCGTCGAGGGGTACGTGGCACCCGCCCTGATGCGCGTGCTGGACCGCCTGCACGACACCCCGGCCCTGATCCTGTCCGCTCTCGAGGAGACGCTGGTCCAGAACGGCCCCGCGCGCGCCCTCTTCGGGGACGCCGACCATGTCAGCGGGTGGGAGCGCAGCGCGATCTACACCTGGTTCCTGCATCCTGAGCAGGCGCGCGCCGTGTATCCCCTCGAGGCGCATGCGCATCACAGCCGTGCCCGGGCGGCGTCGCTGCGCGCCGCCTACGGGTCGATGGGCCCGCGCTCCCGTGCCGCGGAGCTCGCCGACATCCTGCACGCCCGCAGCGAGGAGTTCGCGCAGCTGTGGGACTCCCAGATGGTCGCTCGCCGCTTCGAGGACCACAAGGTGGTGCTGCATCCGCAGGTCGGCCGGATCGAGGTGGACTGTCAGGCGCTGCTGACCGAGGACGAATCACAGGTGCTGCTGGTGCTGACCGCTCCCCCGCACAGCGAGGACGCCGGCAAGCTCGACCTGCTGGCGACTCTCGGCACTCAGTCGGTCGCGGGCCCGCCGAACTGGAGGACGGTCTCGCCGTAG
- a CDS encoding VOC family protein, protein MTQSAHSSTETTAIARLAMITLDATETEPIARFWSAVLGWPILALTPEYAMLQGPSHALGIGMIPDHQRPAWPDDGRKQFHFDLAVDDLEAAASRCVELGAERADPQPGETWVVLRDPAGHPFCLTDAAAWG, encoded by the coding sequence ATGACTCAGAGCGCACACTCCTCGACAGAGACCACCGCCATCGCCCGCTTGGCCATGATCACCCTGGACGCGACCGAGACCGAGCCGATCGCCCGGTTCTGGTCGGCCGTGCTGGGCTGGCCGATCCTCGCCCTCACGCCCGAGTACGCGATGCTGCAGGGCCCCTCACATGCCCTGGGCATCGGGATGATCCCGGACCATCAGCGCCCCGCCTGGCCGGACGACGGCCGCAAGCAGTTCCACTTCGACCTGGCCGTGGACGACCTCGAGGCCGCTGCCTCGCGCTGCGTGGAGCTCGGTGCCGAGCGTGCGGATCCCCAGCCCGGCGAGACCTGGGTCGTGCTGCGCGATCCCGCCGGGCATCCGTTCTGCCTGACCGACGCCGCCGCCTGGGGCTGA
- a CDS encoding peptidase E, with product MPAAVPTILATSAGYLRHPRLRFGFGPMMAFAVQLAQEAPLPLHDRHDSPPRICNIGTASGDDKGFQRDMEEAAREAGYELHHLSLFSMPNVEDVEGYLRGFDVIWVNGGSVVNLLAVWRAHGLPEILHRLWQEGVVLGGISAGSICWFEGGVTDSFGPELAPVTNGLGFLPGANGVHMDSEERRRPLIRELVADGTLGPTLCTDDGAGLLFRGAELTEAVAELDGARACRIALDAAGAVVESELPVRRLD from the coding sequence ATGCCCGCCGCCGTCCCCACCATCCTGGCCACCAGCGCCGGGTACCTGCGTCATCCGCGGCTGCGCTTCGGGTTCGGGCCGATGATGGCCTTCGCCGTGCAGCTGGCGCAGGAGGCCCCGCTCCCGCTCCACGACCGACATGACAGCCCGCCGCGCATCTGCAACATCGGGACCGCCAGTGGTGACGACAAGGGCTTCCAGCGGGACATGGAGGAGGCGGCCCGGGAGGCCGGCTACGAGCTGCACCACCTCAGCCTGTTCTCCATGCCCAACGTCGAGGACGTGGAGGGATACCTGCGGGGCTTCGACGTGATCTGGGTGAACGGCGGCTCGGTGGTGAATCTGCTCGCCGTGTGGCGCGCCCACGGCCTTCCCGAGATCCTGCATCGGCTGTGGCAGGAGGGCGTCGTGCTCGGCGGCATCTCAGCGGGCTCGATCTGCTGGTTCGAGGGCGGCGTCACCGATTCCTTCGGCCCCGAGCTGGCCCCGGTCACGAACGGTCTGGGCTTCCTTCCCGGGGCCAACGGGGTGCACATGGACTCGGAGGAACGACGGCGCCCGCTGATCCGTGAGCTGGTCGCCGACGGAACCTTGGGCCCGACGCTCTGCACAGATGATGGCGCGGGGCTGCTGTTCCGCGGAGCGGAGCTCACCGAAGCGGTCGCCGAGCTCGATGGCGCCCGGGCCTGCCGCATCGCCCTCGACGCAGCCGGCGCGGTGGTCGAGTCCGAGCTGCCCGTGCGGCGACTGGACTGA
- the rsmD gene encoding 16S rRNA (guanine(966)-N(2))-methyltransferase RsmD, whose protein sequence is MPRIIAGALGGRTLPGPPGKGTRPTSDRVREALFSRLEGWDALADARVLDLYAGTGALALESLSRGAEHALMVELHGPTARQLRRTAAGLGLDQRCEIRAGKAETVAAQLATTEDAPAFTLVFLDPPYDVSTGTLEALLITLRPALSDDALVVIERSSRTRALTWPTGWADDGTRTYGETVLQFGGPATD, encoded by the coding sequence ATGCCGCGGATCATCGCCGGCGCCCTCGGCGGCCGTACCCTCCCCGGTCCGCCCGGAAAGGGCACCCGCCCCACCTCCGACCGAGTGCGCGAGGCGCTGTTCTCTCGCCTGGAGGGCTGGGACGCCCTGGCCGACGCGCGGGTGCTGGACCTGTATGCCGGCACCGGGGCGCTGGCCCTCGAATCCCTGTCCCGCGGCGCCGAGCACGCCCTCATGGTGGAGCTGCACGGCCCCACGGCCCGGCAGCTGCGCCGCACGGCCGCGGGCCTCGGCCTCGACCAGCGCTGCGAGATCCGCGCCGGGAAGGCAGAGACCGTCGCCGCCCAGCTGGCCACGACCGAGGACGCCCCGGCCTTCACGCTCGTCTTCCTCGACCCGCCCTACGACGTGAGCACCGGGACGCTCGAGGCGCTGCTGATCACCTTGCGCCCCGCCCTGAGTGACGACGCCCTGGTCGTCATCGAGCGCTCGAGCCGCACCCGGGCGCTGACCTGGCCGACGGGCTGGGCAGACGACGGCACCCGGACCTACGGCGAGACCGTCCTCCAGTTCGGCGGGCCCGCGACCGACTGA